The following are from one region of the Francisella opportunistica genome:
- a CDS encoding erythromycin esterase family protein: MTKQTHIISNKIIKLLNDTVVAFDATKTSSYQKIGDLIGNARIVLMGEATHGTTEFYQVRMKLSKYLIQEKGFQAIAIEGDWTSAYPIHHYCQGIGRIDDAKEALNSFVRFPRWMWYNTDMVEFIQQLRQYNDNYKDKSDKIGFYGLDLYCLTEAAQAVINYLEQHDPEAAKKAAKRYACFDHAHIDPQLYGYAVEKKLKKSCSADVTTQLIEAYYLAYQKLNIENDLDSKEQQFYMTQNARVVKNAENYYRAMFEANQNTWNIRDQHMADTLQNIMSHLETLTNKPAKVIVWAHNSHIGDARATEMSERQEVNLGQLVRERFNTTSFSLGFSTAVGVVTAASKWGGKAEYKLINSPLKGSYEWLFHQLNEKNFLVNLREKNYVTELLKLSHLQRAIGVIYSPETERMSHYYFSHLSYQFDALIHFDQTQGLTPLK; this comes from the coding sequence ATGACAAAACAAACCCACATTATTTCTAACAAAATAATCAAATTGTTAAATGATACAGTTGTAGCTTTTGATGCTACCAAAACATCTTCTTACCAAAAAATTGGTGACTTGATAGGAAATGCGCGTATTGTTCTTATGGGTGAAGCTACGCATGGTACAACGGAGTTTTATCAGGTCCGTATGAAATTAAGCAAATATCTTATTCAAGAAAAAGGATTCCAAGCAATAGCAATTGAAGGAGATTGGACTAGTGCGTATCCTATTCACCATTATTGTCAAGGTATAGGTAGAATTGATGACGCAAAAGAGGCTCTTAATTCTTTTGTGCGTTTTCCTCGATGGATGTGGTACAACACTGATATGGTAGAGTTTATACAACAGCTTCGACAGTATAACGACAACTATAAAGATAAATCTGATAAAATTGGTTTTTATGGACTTGACTTATATTGTTTAACTGAGGCTGCACAAGCAGTTATCAATTACTTAGAACAGCATGACCCAGAGGCGGCAAAAAAAGCAGCTAAACGCTATGCATGTTTTGATCATGCGCATATTGATCCGCAACTTTATGGCTATGCAGTTGAAAAAAAATTAAAAAAATCTTGTTCAGCTGATGTTACTACACAGTTGATAGAGGCTTATTACTTGGCTTATCAAAAACTAAATATTGAAAATGATCTTGATTCTAAAGAGCAACAATTTTACATGACGCAAAATGCTCGTGTAGTTAAAAATGCAGAGAATTACTACAGGGCTATGTTTGAGGCTAATCAAAATACTTGGAATATTCGTGACCAACATATGGCTGATACCTTGCAGAATATTATGTCTCATTTAGAAACATTAACCAATAAACCTGCTAAGGTAATAGTGTGGGCTCATAATTCTCATATAGGAGATGCTCGTGCAACAGAAATGTCAGAGCGTCAAGAAGTAAATTTAGGTCAATTAGTAAGAGAACGCTTTAATACAACTAGTTTTTCCTTAGGATTTTCTACCGCTGTTGGCGTGGTTACAGCCGCTAGTAAGTGGGGAGGGAAAGCTGAATACAAACTTATAAACTCACCTCTTAAAGGTAGTTATGAATGGCTTTTCCATCAACTTAATGAAAAAAACTTTTTAGTAAATCTCCGTGAAAAAAATTATGTAACAGAGTTGTTAAAATTGTCTCACTTACAACGTGCTATAGGAGTTATTTATAGTCCTGAAACAGAACGTATGAGCCATTATTATTTTTCACACCTATCATATCAGTTTGATGCTTTGATACATTTTGACCAAACACAAGGGTTAACACCACTTAAATAG
- a CDS encoding phosphoribosyltransferase — MSLFRDRTDAGQRLAEQLIMYKDKKDILVLALPRGGVPVAFEIANKLHLPMTVFLVRKLGVPGNEEFAIGAIAEEDICILNQYLVQQLNISREQIQHVLQKEKQELERRLYRYRQGEKLPSLKNKTVIIVDDGIATGSTFNAAIQSLKTLKPKKIVLATPVASLDSLQNLSSQVEEVICLATPEPFYGVAQWYKNFNQTSDEEVIQLLQKSF, encoded by the coding sequence ATGAGTCTGTTTAGGGATCGTACCGATGCTGGTCAACGGTTAGCCGAGCAATTAATAATGTACAAGGATAAGAAAGATATTTTAGTTTTAGCTTTACCACGTGGTGGGGTGCCAGTTGCATTTGAAATTGCTAATAAATTACATCTTCCGATGACAGTTTTTCTTGTTAGAAAACTTGGTGTTCCTGGAAATGAGGAATTTGCAATAGGGGCTATTGCTGAAGAAGATATTTGTATACTCAACCAGTATTTGGTCCAACAGTTAAATATTTCTAGAGAACAAATTCAACATGTACTGCAAAAGGAAAAACAAGAGCTAGAGCGACGATTATATCGTTATCGACAGGGAGAGAAGTTACCGTCACTGAAAAATAAAACAGTAATTATAGTAGACGATGGTATTGCTACAGGTAGTACATTCAATGCTGCTATCCAATCGTTAAAGACATTAAAACCTAAAAAAATAGTTCTTGCAACGCCGGTAGCTAGTTTAGATAGCCTACAAAACCTGTCATCGCAAGTAGAAGAAGTTATTTGCTTAGCAACCCCAGAACCCTTTTATGGAGTTGCTCAATGGTACAAAAATTTTAATCAGACAAGTGATGAAGAAGTTATACAACTACTCCAAAAATCATTCTGA
- a CDS encoding host attachment protein, producing MKKTTLLLVTNTSKAKIYDINGIKYTHIQDLEHPQSRLKTQQLITDSPGDYQTRKFIPSSDPHKQEQLHFAKVIVKFVEKMVKQKNYQKIILCAEPYFYGLLNQSFSNTLRPLIIKVIEKDYIPLPESKLNKTIEEIIHESV from the coding sequence ATGAAAAAAACGACTTTACTTTTAGTTACCAATACTAGCAAAGCAAAGATCTATGATATAAATGGGATTAAATATACTCACATTCAAGATTTGGAACATCCTCAAAGTAGACTAAAAACGCAACAATTAATAACCGATAGCCCTGGGGATTATCAAACCAGAAAATTTATTCCCTCATCGGATCCTCACAAGCAAGAACAACTTCATTTTGCAAAGGTTATTGTAAAATTTGTTGAAAAGATGGTAAAGCAAAAAAATTATCAAAAAATAATATTGTGTGCAGAACCTTATTTTTACGGGTTATTAAATCAATCTTTTTCTAACACTTTAAGACCTTTAATAATAAAAGTAATTGAAAAAGATTATATTCCTCTACCAGAAAGTAAGTTAAATAAAACAATTGAGGAAATAATCCATGAGTCTGTTTAG
- the metG gene encoding methionine--tRNA ligase, whose translation MRKILVTNALPYANGDLHLGHMLGYIQSDIWVRFQKLQGNQCIFVCGSDTHGTPIMLKAKNLGITPEELVAKYSNNHQHDFADFEINFDNYHSTHNVLNKEIVEDIYNKLNEQNLISKKAIAQAYDPEAKMFLPDRFVKGTCPKCKAEDQYGDSCEVCGATYDPTELINPRSIISGQTPIQKNSEHYFFDLPALEKDIKNWIDSNTLLQPELVNKLTEWFEQGLQSWDISRDAPYFGFAIPNTNEQKFFYVWLDAPMGYIASFRDYCNKNNINFDQFWGNNTSNSELYHFIGKDIIYFHALFWPAILTSIGYKTPTSVFANGFLTVNGKKMSKSRGTFIQARTYLDNLEPSYLRYYFASRLTSRIVDIDLNLEEFITKSNSDIVGKVVNIASRCAGFIYKKFDAVLAVEVFDKELAKEFSNNHQAITQAFEKREFATAVKLIMSLADKANQFIDHHKPWQLSKEQGQEQKLHQVCSQGINMFKILVAYLKPIIPSIVAEAEKFLNVELANWNDAPKFLINHRINKFKPLATRIEKEKVNKILEDTKKMLEKEQIQQQKQTPKLDITAECSFDDFMKIDLRVAKIVEASDVEGADKLLKLILDLGGVTKQVFAGIKSAYKPEDLIGKHTVMVANLAPRKMKFGISEGMILAAGDGKGIYILEPHHGAQSGMRVK comes from the coding sequence ATGCGAAAGATACTAGTTACTAATGCTCTGCCATATGCTAATGGCGACTTACATTTAGGCCATATGCTCGGCTATATACAATCTGACATCTGGGTTAGATTTCAAAAACTGCAAGGGAATCAATGTATTTTTGTTTGTGGCAGTGATACTCATGGCACTCCAATAATGCTTAAAGCTAAGAATCTTGGCATTACTCCAGAAGAACTAGTTGCAAAATACTCTAATAATCACCAACATGACTTTGCTGATTTTGAAATTAATTTCGATAACTATCACTCTACTCATAATGTCCTCAATAAAGAGATTGTAGAAGATATATATAATAAGCTTAATGAACAAAACCTTATTTCAAAAAAAGCAATAGCTCAAGCTTATGATCCTGAAGCAAAAATGTTTTTACCAGATAGATTTGTCAAGGGTACTTGCCCAAAATGTAAAGCTGAGGATCAGTATGGTGATAGCTGTGAAGTTTGCGGTGCAACTTATGACCCTACAGAGCTTATTAATCCAAGATCTATAATTTCTGGCCAAACTCCGATACAAAAGAATTCTGAACACTACTTCTTTGATTTACCAGCTCTAGAAAAAGATATAAAAAATTGGATAGACTCTAATACCCTGCTACAACCTGAGTTAGTAAATAAATTAACTGAATGGTTTGAACAAGGCTTACAAAGTTGGGATATATCTCGCGATGCTCCTTACTTTGGTTTTGCAATACCTAATACTAATGAGCAAAAATTTTTCTATGTATGGTTAGATGCTCCTATGGGTTATATAGCAAGTTTCAGAGACTATTGTAATAAGAATAATATTAATTTTGATCAATTTTGGGGCAATAACACTAGTAATAGTGAACTTTATCATTTTATTGGTAAAGATATAATCTATTTCCATGCACTATTTTGGCCAGCTATTTTGACTTCTATCGGATATAAAACTCCTACTAGTGTGTTCGCAAATGGTTTTCTAACCGTTAATGGTAAGAAAATGTCTAAATCACGTGGTACATTTATTCAAGCTAGAACATACTTAGATAACCTAGAACCTAGCTACCTTAGATATTACTTTGCTTCTAGGTTAACATCTCGTATAGTTGATATAGATTTAAATTTAGAAGAATTTATCACAAAATCGAATTCTGATATTGTTGGCAAAGTTGTTAATATTGCAAGTCGTTGTGCTGGATTTATTTATAAAAAGTTTGATGCTGTTTTAGCGGTTGAAGTTTTTGATAAAGAACTTGCAAAAGAATTTAGTAACAACCACCAAGCAATCACACAAGCTTTTGAAAAAAGAGAATTTGCAACTGCGGTAAAACTGATTATGTCACTGGCTGACAAAGCGAATCAGTTTATTGATCACCATAAGCCATGGCAGCTATCAAAAGAACAAGGTCAAGAGCAAAAGTTACATCAAGTTTGCTCACAAGGTATAAATATGTTTAAGATTTTAGTTGCTTATCTTAAGCCTATTATCCCTAGTATTGTTGCCGAGGCAGAAAAATTTTTAAATGTAGAATTAGCAAACTGGAATGATGCACCAAAGTTTTTAATAAATCATAGAATAAATAAATTTAAGCCTCTGGCGACTCGTATAGAAAAAGAAAAAGTTAATAAAATTTTAGAGGATACAAAGAAAATGCTAGAAAAAGAGCAAATTCAACAACAAAAACAAACCCCTAAACTAGATATCACTGCAGAATGTAGCTTTGATGATTTTATGAAGATAGATTTACGCGTAGCAAAGATAGTCGAAGCATCAGATGTTGAGGGTGCGGATAAATTACTTAAACTAATATTAGATCTAGGTGGTGTTACAAAACAAGTTTTTGCTGGTATAAAGTCTGCTTACAAACCCGAAGATTTAATTGGCAAGCACACTGTAATGGTAGCTAACCTAGCGCCTAGAAAGATGAAGTTTGGTATCTCTGAAGGAATGATTTTAGCTGCAGGTGATGGTAAAGGTATATATATACTTGAACCTCATCATGGCGCCCAATCAGGTATGCGTGTAAAGTAA
- a CDS encoding MFS transporter: MKKSYYNNLIILLLFFLALLNYLDRSTLSIANTEIAAAFNINSIEMGVLLSAFMWPYALASLPAGYLIDRLGINKVMLISMIAWSLACVLGGLVVGFYSILITRLLLGVAEAPFFIVATKIIQQRFPASQRGLISSIVALGPRLASILAPLLLVGLMLLINWRGMFILLGAIGLFVAMIWWFIHKKQRLERNIIYRKTQKISLIEALRNKNVMFLCIGNLCSSYAYWLFLTWLPFYFIKVKNLSLSEMSIATSASFISGIASVMLGGIISDLMIKKGFSVIVSRLTPIITGCLIASISILVIPFIDDIFVIVCVIGITIFCLGLRISPTWALVADISPPQLLGIIGGAQNFANFIGAGLAPLITGVILDVTNNNFLIIFAFSGIICLLGSLSYTLIRSSRKI, translated from the coding sequence ATGAAAAAATCTTACTATAATAATTTGATAATTTTATTGCTATTCTTTCTAGCACTATTAAACTATCTTGATCGCTCAACACTGAGCATCGCTAATACTGAGATTGCAGCTGCATTTAACATCAACTCTATTGAAATGGGTGTGTTACTTTCTGCATTTATGTGGCCATATGCTTTAGCTAGTCTACCAGCTGGATACCTAATCGACCGGCTTGGTATTAATAAAGTGATGTTAATAAGTATGATCGCATGGTCTTTAGCATGTGTACTTGGTGGCTTAGTAGTGGGTTTCTATTCAATCCTCATTACAAGACTGTTATTAGGGGTTGCTGAAGCACCTTTTTTCATAGTTGCTACTAAGATAATTCAACAACGCTTCCCAGCTTCACAACGAGGGCTTATATCATCAATTGTAGCTCTTGGGCCTAGGCTTGCTAGTATTTTAGCTCCACTACTGTTAGTAGGTCTAATGCTACTAATCAACTGGCGGGGAATGTTTATTCTACTTGGAGCTATTGGCTTGTTTGTTGCCATGATATGGTGGTTTATACATAAAAAACAACGTTTAGAAAGAAACATAATCTATAGAAAAACCCAAAAAATATCACTAATAGAAGCTCTTAGAAATAAAAATGTAATGTTTCTATGCATTGGCAATCTTTGTTCTTCTTATGCTTACTGGTTATTTCTAACCTGGCTACCTTTTTATTTTATAAAGGTAAAAAATTTAAGCTTATCTGAAATGAGTATAGCCACCTCAGCATCATTTATTTCTGGCATTGCTTCGGTAATGCTTGGTGGTATAATTTCAGACTTGATGATTAAGAAAGGTTTTTCTGTCATTGTTTCACGCTTAACTCCGATTATAACAGGCTGCCTTATAGCTTCTATATCAATATTAGTAATACCTTTTATAGATGATATTTTTGTAATTGTCTGTGTCATTGGCATTACTATTTTCTGCCTTGGACTAAGAATTTCGCCAACATGGGCTCTTGTGGCTGATATATCACCTCCACAACTTTTAGGCATAATCGGTGGCGCTCAAAACTTTGCCAACTTCATAGGTGCTGGCTTAGCCCCTTTAATTACTGGAGTTATTCTTGATGTCACAAATAATAATTTTCTTATCATATTTGCCTTTAGTGGTATTATTTGCCTATTAGGTTCACTAAGTTATACACTTATCCGAAGTAGTAGAAAGATCTAA
- a CDS encoding L-threonylcarbamoyladenylate synthase, whose product MKRLIELYSYGSNVSELKELANILGNDGVIAIPTDSGYALACQMKSKKGIDKIIKIRNLDSSHNFTLCCKDLSEISEYAKVDNNAYRLLKRYTPGPYTFILNATKKVSSLLVTKSKNTVGIRVSEHYVPRAISAEIGEPLVISSFIIPDHQHVVTDCTEVDNQIMNYLDAVVESDYCGYEPTTVVELLELPYQILRQGAGEIDL is encoded by the coding sequence ATGAAGAGATTAATTGAATTATATAGCTATGGTAGTAATGTTTCCGAGCTAAAAGAGCTTGCTAATATTTTAGGTAATGATGGTGTTATAGCTATACCAACTGATTCAGGATATGCCTTAGCTTGTCAAATGAAATCAAAGAAAGGTATAGACAAAATTATTAAAATAAGAAATTTAGATAGTAGTCATAATTTTACGCTTTGTTGTAAAGATTTATCAGAGATATCAGAATATGCAAAGGTTGATAATAATGCCTATAGATTATTAAAAAGATATACTCCTGGTCCATATACATTTATTTTAAATGCTACAAAAAAAGTATCATCGTTATTAGTTACTAAATCTAAGAATACTGTTGGTATTAGAGTTAGTGAGCATTATGTACCACGGGCAATATCTGCTGAAATTGGTGAGCCATTAGTTATCAGTAGCTTTATAATACCTGATCACCAGCATGTTGTCACAGACTGTACCGAAGTTGATAACCAAATAATGAATTATCTAGATGCTGTAGTTGAATCAGACTACTGTGGCTATGAGCCAACAACTGTTGTGGAATTACTAGAATTACCATATCAAATTCTAAGACAGGGAGCTGGTGAAATAGATCTTTAG
- a CDS encoding septation protein A — MNKMINDLLPAIVFFGVYKIYDIFFATAALIIVTLAQVIWEYIAHRKVAKIQIFIALLVAIFGGATLYFHNEEFIKWKVSIINWLMGIGLIITTYTMKETPMQKILKDTIDLKQHKWKEINNMWGAYFTVLGTLNLFVAYFFSTNIWMEFKLFGLLGITFIFLIIQSIYLSKHIKR, encoded by the coding sequence ATGAATAAAATGATTAATGATCTGCTTCCTGCAATTGTATTTTTTGGTGTTTATAAAATATATGATATTTTCTTTGCTACAGCAGCACTAATCATAGTAACACTAGCACAGGTGATCTGGGAATATATAGCTCATAGAAAAGTTGCTAAAATACAAATTTTTATAGCCTTATTAGTCGCTATTTTTGGTGGTGCTACATTATATTTTCATAATGAGGAGTTTATAAAATGGAAAGTAAGTATAATTAACTGGTTAATGGGTATTGGTCTAATAATTACCACTTATACAATGAAAGAAACTCCTATGCAAAAAATCCTCAAAGATACCATCGACCTAAAACAACACAAATGGAAAGAAATTAACAATATGTGGGGAGCTTACTTTACCGTTCTAGGCACACTTAATCTATTTGTGGCGTATTTCTTCTCTACAAATATTTGGATGGAATTTAAGCTTTTTGGTCTTTTAGGCATAACTTTTATATTCTTGATAATACAGTCAATCTATTTATCCAAACATATTAAAAGATAA
- the glk gene encoding glucokinase, which yields MYILSGDIGGTNTRLEVSLLENGVTQSIVIRKYKGANFNCLPDIIDKFLSEVDLVGQIGSACLAVAGFVLNGEVEVTNLPWMVSEQYISEGLGIDKTKVKVINDFEAIGYGIETLDREKDIITIQEGKKDDDNLCAVVGAGTGLGMCLVSYDKDDKPRVYKTEGGHVDFSPVDDEQVELFKFMRKTFHRISPERFCSGYGIYNIYKYVVRNPLYDQPECMELRRALFSVSDSDKAAVIVKYAIEHREPSALRTIDIFLSIYGSVAGNLALTSLPFRGLYIAGGIAPRLIKQIKESKFLEKFRDKGRMSNMMKDFPVHIIMNTDVGLIGARTYAAGLVN from the coding sequence ATGTATATATTATCTGGGGATATCGGTGGGACTAATACTAGATTAGAGGTTTCTCTTCTAGAGAATGGTGTGACACAAAGTATAGTTATAAGAAAGTATAAAGGAGCGAATTTCAATTGTTTACCTGATATCATCGATAAATTTTTGTCTGAAGTTGATTTGGTAGGACAGATTGGTTCTGCATGCTTAGCTGTAGCGGGTTTTGTCTTGAACGGTGAGGTTGAGGTAACCAATCTGCCATGGATGGTTTCTGAGCAGTATATCTCAGAGGGCCTTGGGATAGACAAAACTAAGGTTAAAGTAATCAATGACTTTGAAGCGATTGGTTATGGTATAGAAACACTCGATAGAGAAAAGGATATCATCACAATCCAAGAAGGTAAAAAAGATGATGACAACCTATGTGCTGTAGTTGGTGCTGGTACAGGTTTAGGAATGTGTTTAGTCAGCTACGATAAGGATGATAAGCCAAGAGTTTATAAAACAGAGGGAGGGCATGTTGATTTCTCGCCTGTTGATGATGAGCAAGTTGAGTTATTTAAATTTATGCGCAAGACTTTTCATCGTATCTCCCCTGAGAGATTCTGTAGTGGCTATGGTATTTATAATATCTATAAGTATGTAGTGCGCAATCCTTTATATGATCAGCCTGAATGTATGGAGCTACGTAGAGCATTATTTAGTGTTTCAGATTCAGATAAGGCAGCAGTAATAGTTAAGTATGCTATTGAGCATAGAGAACCATCAGCATTAAGGACGATAGATATATTTTTAAGTATATACGGTTCAGTTGCAGGAAACTTAGCACTTACAAGCTTACCTTTTAGAGGACTTTATATTGCTGGAGGTATTGCGCCAAGGCTTATCAAACAAATAAAAGAAAGTAAGTTCTTAGAGAAGTTTAGAGACAAGGGTAGAATGTCAAATATGATGAAAGATTTTCCTGTGCATATTATTATGAATACTGATGTTGGGTTGATAGGTGCGCGTACTTATGCTGCTGGTTTAGTAAATTAG
- the ubiE gene encoding bifunctional demethylmenaquinone methyltransferase/2-methoxy-6-polyprenyl-1,4-benzoquinol methylase UbiE, translated as MSKENKTTDFGFTQVPWEEKQKKVAGVFDSVAAKYDLMNDLMSFGIHRIWKKQTIAKSAVRKGDNVLDLAGGTGDLAYKFCQMVGSQGKVILSDINSSMLEVGKEKLTNKGCVGNIEYVQANAECLPFPDNYFDCIAISFGLRNVTDKDKALASMYRVLKPGGRLLVLEFSKPIIALLSKFYDEYSFKALPFLGKIITQDAESYKYLAESIRKHPDQETLKRMMYDAGFDNVEYQNMTGGIVALHIGYKY; from the coding sequence ATGTCTAAAGAAAATAAAACAACAGATTTTGGCTTTACACAAGTGCCTTGGGAAGAAAAACAAAAAAAGGTAGCTGGAGTATTTGATTCAGTAGCAGCTAAATATGACTTGATGAATGACCTAATGTCCTTCGGTATTCATCGCATCTGGAAAAAACAAACTATTGCTAAGTCTGCCGTTCGTAAGGGCGACAATGTCTTAGATCTTGCTGGTGGTACGGGCGATTTAGCATATAAATTTTGTCAAATGGTAGGTTCACAAGGCAAAGTAATTTTGAGTGACATTAACTCATCAATGCTAGAAGTAGGCAAAGAGAAACTAACTAACAAGGGTTGCGTTGGTAATATTGAATATGTCCAAGCTAATGCTGAATGTCTACCTTTCCCTGACAACTACTTTGATTGTATCGCGATATCATTTGGTCTTAGAAATGTCACTGACAAGGATAAAGCTCTAGCATCAATGTACCGAGTTCTAAAACCTGGTGGTCGCCTACTAGTACTAGAATTTTCTAAACCTATCATAGCTTTGCTTTCGAAGTTTTATGATGAATACTCTTTTAAAGCGTTGCCATTTTTAGGTAAAATTATTACTCAAGATGCTGAAAGCTACAAATACCTAGCTGAATCAATCCGCAAACATCCTGATCAAGAAACACTAAAACGGATGATGTATGATGCTGGATTTGATAATGTCGAATATCAAAACATGACTGGTGGTATTGTAGCACTACATATTGGATATAAATATTAA
- a CDS encoding ubiquinone biosynthesis accessory factor UbiJ: MLKLVNTALSFLPKLDPQATALLLPLNGKTLSVNIVDIDLMITLKVEDSKIHANNIPAKNILSGNLAYILELIFNKNLQELLIAEKLDYQGSLKDLNAFNKFLDAVDIDLVYKISELTSPEFAGFVAKPFQKAKQYFKTSRQETIVDIKDFLTEEKKTLISQNEINIFYRQVQALKQATDRIEAKLNLLQGLYND, translated from the coding sequence ATGCTAAAACTAGTAAATACAGCTTTAAGTTTTTTGCCTAAACTTGATCCTCAGGCAACTGCGCTATTATTACCTCTGAATGGTAAAACTTTAAGTGTCAATATCGTGGACATTGACTTAATGATTACACTTAAAGTAGAAGATTCTAAAATACATGCTAACAACATACCTGCTAAAAACATTTTAAGTGGTAACTTAGCTTATATTTTAGAACTTATTTTCAATAAAAACCTACAAGAATTATTAATAGCTGAAAAACTTGATTATCAAGGTAGCTTAAAAGATCTTAATGCTTTTAATAAATTTTTAGATGCAGTTGATATTGATTTAGTTTATAAAATATCTGAACTTACCAGTCCTGAATTTGCTGGATTTGTTGCTAAACCTTTTCAGAAAGCAAAACAATACTTTAAAACCTCACGACAAGAGACTATTGTCGATATCAAAGACTTCCTAACAGAAGAGAAAAAAACTTTGATATCGCAAAATGAAATTAATATCTTTTACCGTCAAGTCCAAGCACTAAAGCAGGCTACTGATAGAATAGAGGCAAAGCTAAATTTATTACAAGGCTTATACAATGATTAA